One Microbacterium trichothecenolyticum DNA window includes the following coding sequences:
- a CDS encoding MFS transporter has translation MTTASAATARDESARAALTCCLLAGFATLLDATVIAYTAPTVASSLDAATSGVQWFLAAYSLTFGLGLVPAGRLGDAFGRRELFVAGMLAFVVGAVASALAPSVWLLVAGRLAQGLGAGFISAQVLGIIQDTSHGTARVRALGAYSAVGAFAAIVGPLSAGGLLWLLPAELGWRLVLLLPVPFAAIAAWRGWRSLPRARPARLTAGLDVPGIVLLGAIVVLVTLPVIDPGMPASSTIGVSVVVLLSVAALVLWERAYARRGRLPLFAPALLRSGGFVAGNVVALLWFGSLLALSTVVAVYFLQAHNLPALVIAAGLIPGSLARLLTSRASAAIYARLGSAAVSGGLAVELVCLVLLVGATLVWDSWTLFTAVIVLQTAMGLAGGLIEPALRAITLGFAPSTLHGVAASFLQLTQRLSATFFVALTTGVLLGVAAAPSTSSLRVAVGISAGAVLVALVVALSPALRRPSSNR, from the coding sequence GTGACGACCGCCTCGGCGGCGACCGCGAGGGACGAGTCCGCCCGGGCGGCCCTGACGTGCTGCCTTCTCGCGGGCTTCGCGACGCTGCTCGATGCGACGGTGATCGCCTACACGGCGCCCACCGTCGCCTCCTCCCTGGATGCCGCCACCTCGGGCGTGCAGTGGTTCCTCGCGGCATACTCGCTGACGTTCGGCCTCGGGCTGGTGCCGGCGGGCCGGCTCGGTGACGCGTTCGGTCGACGCGAGCTGTTCGTGGCCGGAATGCTCGCGTTCGTGGTGGGGGCCGTGGCATCCGCCCTGGCCCCCTCGGTCTGGCTGCTCGTCGCGGGGCGTCTCGCACAAGGCCTGGGCGCGGGGTTCATCAGCGCGCAGGTGCTCGGCATCATCCAGGACACCTCGCACGGGACCGCACGCGTGCGCGCCCTCGGCGCGTACAGCGCGGTCGGTGCGTTCGCGGCGATCGTCGGGCCGCTGTCGGCCGGGGGACTGCTGTGGCTGCTGCCGGCCGAGCTGGGCTGGCGGCTCGTGCTCCTTCTTCCCGTGCCGTTCGCCGCGATCGCCGCGTGGCGCGGCTGGCGTTCGCTTCCCCGGGCTCGCCCGGCACGACTGACGGCGGGCCTCGACGTGCCGGGGATCGTCCTCCTCGGGGCGATCGTCGTGCTCGTCACGCTGCCGGTGATCGATCCCGGGATGCCGGCATCGTCCACGATCGGCGTCTCGGTCGTGGTGCTGTTGTCGGTAGCGGCCCTGGTCCTGTGGGAGCGCGCGTATGCGCGGCGCGGGCGGCTGCCGCTGTTCGCCCCCGCGTTGCTGCGTTCGGGTGGTTTCGTGGCTGGGAACGTCGTCGCCCTGCTGTGGTTCGGCAGTCTTCTCGCTCTGTCCACCGTGGTCGCCGTCTACTTCCTGCAGGCGCATAACCTCCCGGCGCTCGTGATCGCGGCCGGGCTCATCCCCGGCTCCCTCGCTCGCCTGCTCACGTCGCGCGCGAGCGCGGCGATCTACGCGCGACTCGGGTCGGCGGCCGTCAGCGGTGGTCTCGCCGTCGAACTGGTCTGCCTCGTGCTGCTCGTCGGCGCGACCCTCGTGTGGGACTCGTGGACCCTGTTCACGGCGGTGATCGTCCTCCAGACGGCGATGGGGCTGGCGGGCGGCCTGATCGAACCCGCGCTCCGTGCCATCACCCTCGGGTTCGCGCCGTCCACGCTGCACGGGGTCGCGGCATCCTTCCTCCAGCTCACGCAGCGGCTGTCGGCCACGTTCTTCGTCGCTCTTACGACCGGAGTGTTGCTGGGTGTGGCTGCGGCTCCATCCACGTCTTCTCTCCGGGTCGCCGTGGGGATATCCGCGGGAGCGGTGCTCGTCGCTCTCGTGGTGGCTCTGAGTCCGGCCCTGCGACGACCGTCGTCGAATCGGTGA
- a CDS encoding DUF1684 domain-containing protein: protein MSVTTQAPLDRAQFAREWEDWHRTHEERRADPHGFLAVAALYWIDEEAQPYPGIPGRWHTSDEGPVVELAAGESLRIGDATVTGRHAFGPIAEREGVTVGFDGGVIEVARRGGRDILRPRRPDFPFLGSYAGTPTYVPNPRWRVEARFVRYATPRPHEVGAAVDGLSHVYESPGYLEFELRGETFRLVAFPGHAPGTLNVLFTDATSGLTTYAANRSLSVAEPDAEGRTVVDFNRAVNLPCAYTDFATCPLPPAENRLPVGIEAGEKTPLARAHGIATAQGIEPAGAAS, encoded by the coding sequence ATGAGCGTCACGACGCAGGCGCCCCTCGACCGCGCGCAGTTCGCCCGCGAGTGGGAGGACTGGCACCGCACGCACGAGGAGCGCCGTGCCGATCCGCACGGCTTCCTCGCGGTGGCCGCTTTGTACTGGATCGACGAGGAGGCGCAGCCGTACCCGGGCATCCCCGGGCGGTGGCACACCTCCGACGAGGGCCCCGTGGTGGAGCTGGCCGCGGGCGAGTCCCTGCGGATCGGGGATGCCACGGTGACCGGCCGCCACGCGTTCGGTCCGATCGCCGAGCGTGAGGGCGTGACCGTCGGGTTCGACGGGGGTGTGATCGAGGTGGCGCGGCGCGGGGGACGCGACATCCTCCGCCCTCGTCGGCCCGATTTCCCCTTCCTCGGCTCCTACGCCGGCACGCCGACGTATGTGCCGAACCCGCGGTGGCGGGTCGAGGCGCGGTTCGTCCGCTACGCCACTCCGCGGCCGCACGAGGTGGGTGCAGCGGTCGACGGGCTCTCGCACGTGTACGAGTCGCCGGGGTACCTCGAATTCGAGCTGCGGGGCGAGACGTTCCGCCTCGTCGCCTTCCCCGGGCACGCCCCCGGCACGCTGAACGTGCTCTTCACGGATGCCACGAGCGGGCTCACCACGTACGCCGCGAACCGCTCGCTGTCGGTTGCCGAGCCGGATGCCGAGGGCCGGACGGTCGTGGACTTCAACCGCGCCGTGAACCTCCCCTGCGCGTACACCGACTTCGCCACGTGCCCGCTGCCGCCGGCTGAGAACCGCCTGCCGGTCGGCATCGAGGCGGGGGAGAAGACGCCCCTCGCTCGGGCGCACGGCATCGCCACGGCCCAGGGCATCGAGCCGGCGGGAGCCGCATCGTGA
- a CDS encoding NtaA/DmoA family FMN-dependent monooxygenase (This protein belongs to a clade of FMN-dependent monooxygenases, within a broader family of flavin-dependent oxidoreductases, the luciferase-like monooxygenase (LMM) family, some of whose members use coenzyme F420 rather than FMN.), which yields MSTRKQIILAAYVGGVNEHTAWEHPDAGSQIDFSTFRHVAQTAERGRFDYFFLAEGLALRARDGRIFDHDIAGRPDTLPVLAAIAAVTEHLGLVGTLNATFNEPYELARQIASLDHLSGGRAGWNVVTSFDAYTGANFRRGGFLAHADRYVRAEETVATVRELWDSWADDAIAADKESGVFLRDGRAGEFSHHGSQFDIEGRFTVPRSPQGRPVIVQAGVSPQGRDFAASTADAIFSPYSKLAEGKAFRDDIRERAARFGRDPEHVKILPSAGFVLGDSRADAEEKARHILEQQLSDRTIQVTFEQVWNRDLSAYDLDGPVPDIDPDPEAPAFIQGRAFIFQDRFQTVRTWRELAEQKGLTLRGLAHEVARAPGYIGTPEQVADQLDTFVQEGGADGVVLGSHVVPSGLDEFVDRVVPLLQERGSLRTEYEGTTLRENLGLPLPEAALAAAL from the coding sequence ATGAGCACGCGCAAGCAGATCATCCTCGCCGCCTACGTGGGCGGCGTGAACGAACACACCGCCTGGGAGCACCCGGATGCCGGGAGCCAGATCGACTTCTCGACCTTCCGGCACGTGGCGCAGACCGCCGAACGCGGGCGCTTCGACTACTTCTTCCTCGCCGAGGGCCTCGCACTGCGCGCCCGCGACGGCCGTATCTTCGACCACGACATCGCCGGTCGCCCCGACACCCTCCCGGTGCTCGCCGCGATCGCCGCGGTCACCGAGCACCTCGGACTCGTCGGCACCCTCAACGCCACGTTCAACGAGCCGTACGAGCTGGCGCGGCAGATCGCGAGTCTCGACCACCTCTCGGGCGGTCGCGCGGGCTGGAACGTCGTGACCTCGTTCGACGCGTACACCGGTGCGAACTTCCGTCGGGGCGGCTTCCTTGCCCACGCCGACCGGTACGTGCGCGCGGAGGAGACCGTGGCCACCGTCCGTGAGCTGTGGGACTCGTGGGCCGACGACGCGATCGCCGCCGACAAGGAGTCCGGCGTCTTCCTGCGCGACGGTCGGGCCGGGGAGTTCTCGCACCACGGCAGCCAGTTCGACATCGAGGGCCGGTTCACCGTGCCGCGCAGCCCCCAGGGCCGCCCGGTGATCGTGCAGGCCGGGGTGTCTCCGCAGGGCCGCGACTTCGCGGCATCCACCGCCGACGCGATCTTCTCGCCGTACTCCAAGCTCGCCGAGGGCAAGGCGTTCCGCGACGACATCCGCGAGCGCGCGGCGCGGTTCGGCCGCGATCCCGAGCACGTGAAGATCCTGCCGTCCGCGGGGTTCGTCCTGGGCGACAGCCGGGCGGATGCCGAGGAGAAGGCGCGGCACATCCTCGAGCAGCAGCTCAGCGACCGCACGATCCAGGTGACGTTCGAGCAGGTGTGGAACCGCGACCTGTCGGCGTACGACCTGGACGGTCCCGTGCCGGACATCGATCCCGACCCCGAGGCGCCGGCCTTCATCCAGGGTCGCGCGTTCATCTTCCAGGACCGTTTCCAGACCGTGCGCACGTGGCGCGAGCTCGCCGAGCAGAAGGGCCTCACGCTCCGCGGCCTCGCGCACGAGGTCGCGCGCGCACCCGGGTACATCGGCACGCCCGAGCAGGTCGCCGACCAGCTCGACACGTTCGTGCAGGAGGGCGGCGCCGACGGTGTCGTGCTCGGCTCCCACGTCGTGCCGTCGGGGCTCGATGAGTTCGTCGACCGCGTCGTCCCGCTGCTGCAGGAGCGCGGGTCGCTGCGCACCGAGTACGAGGGCACCACGCTGCGCGAGAACCTCGGACTCCCTCTGCCCGAGGCCGCCCTGGCCGCGGCCCTCTGA
- a CDS encoding LLM class flavin-dependent oxidoreductase — MTTSRPPHIGVALEGAGWHPAAWREPSSRPADLFTAAYWIDLVRTAERAGLDYVSIEDSLALQSERFLTGDERTDEVRGRLDAVLIASRVAPAVSRIGLLPVVTVTHTEPFHVSKAIATLDYVSEGRAGVQVKVSVRADEAAHVGRRPHPGDVALDDPAFRAFVDEAFDEAADVVEVVRRLWDSWEDDAEIRDAATDRFLDADKVHRIDFEGRFFSVRGPSITPRPPQGQPVVAALAHAEGPYRLAARSADVVFVTPADAAHSRSIVDAVRDAERAVERQGEPLLIVADLLVFLDEPGGESGADRLARLDALGRPLVSDARIVAGSASTVADVIDDLVAAGYAGVRLRPGVATDDLPRIADDLVPELRHRGLVQSAPHTTLRGRLGLPEGLPSRYATPVA, encoded by the coding sequence ATGACTACATCGCGTCCCCCGCACATCGGCGTCGCGCTCGAGGGAGCCGGGTGGCATCCCGCCGCCTGGCGCGAGCCGTCGTCACGCCCCGCCGACCTGTTCACCGCCGCGTACTGGATCGACCTCGTCCGCACCGCGGAGCGGGCCGGCCTCGACTACGTCTCGATCGAGGACTCGCTCGCCCTGCAGTCCGAACGATTCCTCACGGGTGACGAACGCACCGACGAGGTACGCGGGCGCCTCGACGCCGTGCTGATCGCCTCGCGCGTGGCCCCCGCGGTCTCGCGCATCGGTCTTCTCCCGGTCGTGACGGTGACACACACCGAGCCGTTCCACGTGTCGAAGGCGATCGCCACGCTCGACTACGTCAGCGAGGGGCGCGCGGGCGTGCAGGTGAAGGTCTCGGTGCGCGCCGACGAGGCCGCGCACGTGGGCCGTCGCCCGCACCCGGGCGACGTGGCTCTCGACGACCCCGCCTTCCGCGCGTTCGTCGATGAGGCCTTCGACGAAGCGGCCGACGTCGTCGAGGTCGTACGCCGCCTCTGGGACAGCTGGGAGGACGACGCCGAGATCCGCGACGCCGCCACCGACCGGTTCCTGGATGCCGACAAGGTGCACCGCATCGACTTCGAGGGCCGCTTCTTCTCGGTGCGGGGGCCGTCGATCACCCCGCGCCCGCCGCAGGGGCAGCCGGTCGTCGCCGCCCTCGCGCACGCCGAGGGACCGTACCGCCTCGCCGCGCGATCCGCCGACGTGGTGTTCGTCACGCCGGCCGATGCCGCACACTCCCGCTCGATCGTCGACGCGGTGCGGGATGCCGAGCGCGCCGTCGAGCGCCAGGGCGAACCGCTCCTCATCGTCGCCGACCTCCTCGTCTTCCTCGACGAACCCGGTGGCGAGAGCGGAGCCGACCGCCTGGCGCGGCTCGACGCCCTCGGCCGGCCGCTCGTCTCGGACGCGCGGATCGTCGCCGGCTCGGCATCCACCGTCGCCGACGTCATCGACGACCTCGTCGCCGCCGGTTACGCCGGGGTGCGCCTGCGACCGGGCGTCGCGACCGACGACCTGCCCCGCATCGCCGACGACCTCGTGCCCGAGCTGCGCCACCGCGGTCTCGTGCAGTCGGCACCGCACACCACCCTCCGCGGCCGCCTCGGCCTGCCCGAGGGTCTCCCCAGCCGCTACGCCACCCCGGTCGCCTGA